In the genome of Gordonia rubripertincta, one region contains:
- a CDS encoding ABC transporter ATP-binding protein has product MSDAKRRDGSLRWLLQQLHLTRRRAVAISLCAAVASLGSVVGPILFGAVTNVIVDGTTGADDMDWKRLWTLLGVQTVIYVLVAGLTFTQGQMLTIAVQRSVAGLRTRIEDKVHRLPLRYFESNNRGVLVSKLTAHTDNAATVIAPVLVTVPTNVLTLLVVTVVLFVVSPLLAIVALVAAPVSAAVAVVIARRARPFLETRWTTTAALTGHVEEELSTRRMLQAYNAEPLARRRFDALNEKLFGSTRSAQWAAGTLAPILTAINAVVFLILAVLGGIMVVDGTLSLGAAQVAVIFAQQLSSAVRELAGFVTKVQSGTVSAGKVREVLDEPEDGASETGEVEPDAGRHRRPPEIVFDDVAFAYEEGTPVLGSVSFRMAPGTTTAIVGSTGAGKTTVTNLLQGFYRPTAGAITIDGDDTVDLGPHRVREGMAVVTQEPWLFTGTVRENVAYGMTDDDAVDRAVHDGHLDQIVATLPHGLDTVIGQESENLSAGEKQLVTVARAIAASPRILILDEATSAADPRTELLVQRALQRLRADTTTLLITHRMATAALADQIVVLEEGTIVESGTHDDLIGAGGIYARRCGVDVVSEVK; this is encoded by the coding sequence ATGTCTGACGCCAAGCGGCGAGACGGCTCGCTCCGCTGGCTGCTGCAGCAGCTCCATCTGACCCGCAGACGGGCCGTCGCGATCTCGCTGTGCGCCGCTGTGGCGTCGCTCGGGTCTGTCGTCGGTCCGATCCTGTTCGGCGCGGTCACCAACGTGATCGTCGACGGCACGACCGGCGCCGACGATATGGACTGGAAGCGCCTCTGGACGTTGCTCGGGGTGCAGACGGTGATCTATGTGCTCGTCGCCGGTCTCACGTTCACGCAAGGTCAGATGTTGACGATTGCGGTGCAGCGATCCGTAGCGGGTCTGCGCACGCGGATCGAGGACAAGGTCCACCGGCTACCGCTGCGCTACTTCGAGTCGAACAACCGCGGCGTGCTCGTCAGCAAGCTCACCGCGCACACCGACAACGCCGCCACGGTGATCGCGCCGGTGTTGGTCACCGTCCCCACCAACGTGCTGACCCTTCTCGTGGTCACCGTCGTGCTGTTCGTCGTCTCGCCGCTGCTGGCGATCGTCGCGCTCGTCGCGGCGCCGGTGTCGGCCGCGGTGGCGGTCGTCATCGCGCGCCGGGCACGACCGTTCCTGGAGACCCGGTGGACCACCACGGCGGCCCTCACCGGCCATGTCGAGGAGGAGTTGAGCACGCGGCGCATGCTGCAGGCGTACAACGCCGAACCCCTGGCCCGACGCCGCTTCGATGCCCTCAACGAGAAGTTGTTCGGTTCGACACGCTCTGCCCAATGGGCCGCCGGCACCCTGGCCCCGATCCTGACCGCTATCAACGCCGTGGTGTTCCTGATCCTGGCGGTCCTCGGGGGGATCATGGTCGTCGACGGGACCTTGAGTCTCGGCGCCGCCCAGGTGGCCGTGATCTTCGCCCAACAACTGTCCTCGGCTGTTCGCGAACTGGCCGGTTTCGTGACCAAGGTGCAGTCGGGCACGGTCTCGGCGGGCAAGGTGCGCGAGGTGCTCGACGAGCCGGAGGACGGCGCGTCGGAGACCGGCGAAGTGGAACCTGACGCCGGGCGTCACCGTCGACCGCCGGAGATCGTCTTCGACGACGTCGCCTTCGCGTATGAGGAGGGCACGCCGGTCCTCGGTTCGGTGAGTTTCCGGATGGCGCCGGGGACGACGACGGCGATCGTCGGCTCTACCGGGGCGGGCAAGACGACCGTCACCAACCTGCTGCAGGGCTTCTATCGTCCGACCGCAGGGGCGATCACGATCGACGGTGACGATACCGTCGACCTCGGCCCGCACCGGGTGCGCGAGGGCATGGCGGTCGTGACCCAGGAGCCGTGGCTGTTCACCGGGACCGTGCGCGAGAACGTCGCCTACGGGATGACCGACGACGACGCAGTGGACCGTGCGGTCCATGACGGTCATCTCGACCAGATCGTCGCAACGTTGCCGCACGGTCTCGACACCGTCATCGGGCAGGAGTCGGAGAACCTCAGCGCAGGCGAGAAGCAGCTCGTCACCGTCGCCCGGGCCATCGCGGCCTCGCCCCGCATCCTCATCCTCGACGAGGCGACCAGCGCCGCCGATCCCCGCACGGAGTTGCTCGTGCAGCGGGCGCTGCAACGTCTGCGCGCCGACACGACGACCTTGCTGATCACCCACCGGATGGCCACCGCCGCGCTCGCGGACCAGATCGTCGTCCTGGAGGAGGGGACGATCGTCGAATCGGGAACGCACGATGATCTGATCGGTGCCGGCGGCATCTATGCGCGACGCTGCGGCGTCGACGTGGTCTCCGAAGTGAAGTGA
- a CDS encoding alpha/beta hydrolase, whose product MNQRLRRCGAAIAVALGIGLTLSATGTAGMAAAAPSLVTAGSPTERVTDIVVHSDAMNKDIPLTVIKPADESKPRGVLYLLNGAGGGEDGANWLAKTDIVEFTKNKNLYVVIPNQGQFSYYTDWEKPDPELGVHKWSTFLGKELPPVFDANFNTSGRNAIGGISSSGTSVLNLAIEHPGLYEAVGSYSGCPTTADPFGQNSIRLVVEARGGGDARNMWGPYNGPGWRKHDPVINAHKLRGTKLYISNATGLPGQYDNPAYVKKTDTLADQILVGGVIEGGTMTCTLQLVNRLQQLNIPATVDLPPTGTHSWGYWQDQLHRSWSFYERALN is encoded by the coding sequence ATGAACCAGCGTCTGCGCAGGTGCGGCGCCGCGATCGCGGTCGCTCTGGGCATCGGGCTCACGCTGTCGGCCACCGGCACCGCCGGGATGGCAGCCGCGGCGCCGAGTCTCGTGACCGCGGGTTCGCCCACCGAACGGGTCACGGACATCGTCGTGCATTCCGATGCGATGAACAAAGACATCCCGCTGACGGTGATCAAGCCCGCCGACGAGTCCAAGCCGCGTGGGGTCCTCTACCTCCTCAACGGCGCGGGCGGCGGCGAGGACGGCGCCAACTGGCTGGCCAAGACCGACATCGTCGAGTTCACCAAGAACAAGAACCTCTACGTCGTCATCCCAAACCAGGGTCAGTTCAGCTATTACACCGACTGGGAGAAGCCCGACCCCGAGCTGGGCGTCCACAAGTGGTCGACGTTCCTGGGCAAGGAACTGCCGCCCGTCTTCGACGCGAACTTCAACACCTCCGGACGCAACGCGATCGGCGGCATCTCGTCGTCGGGAACGTCGGTCCTGAACCTCGCGATCGAGCATCCGGGTCTGTACGAGGCCGTCGGCTCCTACAGCGGATGCCCGACCACCGCCGACCCGTTCGGACAGAACAGCATCCGGCTGGTGGTCGAGGCCCGCGGCGGAGGCGACGCCCGGAACATGTGGGGGCCGTACAACGGACCTGGCTGGCGCAAGCACGATCCGGTCATCAACGCACACAAGCTGCGTGGCACCAAGCTGTACATCTCCAACGCCACCGGCCTGCCCGGGCAGTACGACAACCCGGCGTACGTCAAGAAGACCGACACCCTCGCCGATCAGATCCTGGTCGGTGGCGTCATCGAGGGCGGCACCATGACGTGCACCCTGCAGCTGGTGAACCGCCTGCAGCAGTTGAACATCCCCGCGACGGTCGACCTGCCGCCCACCGGCACCCACTCCTGGGGCTACTGGCAGGACCAGCTGCACCGCTCGTGGTCGTTCTACGAGCGGGCCCTGAACTAG
- the purU gene encoding formyltetrahydrofolate deformylase, whose protein sequence is MTSGQLTPTDQTEHRYVLTLGCPDRTGIVARISTFLTDVGGWITEAAYHSDDDTGWFFTRQAIRADEVSFTADELRARFAEEVASELGPETEWRLTDTRDTKSVVLLVSKETHCLLDLLGRAHRGELPATIRAVVGNHPQLEELATRFEIPFHHVPFGERKADAFAELARIVDGYQPDAVVLARFMQILPPKLCEAWAGRAINIHHSFLPSFIGARPYHQAFARGVKLVGATCHYVTADLDAGPIIEQDVIRVDHSDSVTDMVRQGRDIETLVLSRGLRWHLEDRVLVHGRKTVIFN, encoded by the coding sequence GTGACAAGCGGACAGCTGACCCCCACCGACCAGACCGAGCATCGCTATGTGCTGACGCTCGGCTGCCCCGACCGCACGGGCATCGTCGCCCGCATCTCGACCTTCCTGACCGACGTCGGGGGCTGGATCACCGAGGCCGCGTACCACTCCGACGACGACACCGGCTGGTTCTTCACCCGGCAGGCCATCCGCGCCGACGAGGTGTCGTTCACCGCCGACGAACTCCGCGCACGCTTCGCCGAAGAGGTCGCCTCCGAACTCGGCCCCGAGACCGAGTGGCGCCTCACCGACACCCGTGACACCAAGTCCGTCGTGCTGCTGGTGAGCAAGGAAACCCACTGCCTCCTCGACCTTCTCGGTCGTGCGCATCGAGGCGAGCTGCCGGCGACCATCCGGGCCGTCGTCGGCAACCACCCCCAACTCGAAGAGCTGGCAACACGTTTCGAGATCCCGTTCCACCATGTCCCGTTCGGTGAGCGCAAGGCCGATGCCTTTGCCGAACTCGCCCGGATCGTCGACGGCTACCAGCCCGACGCCGTGGTCCTCGCACGGTTCATGCAGATCCTGCCCCCGAAACTGTGCGAAGCGTGGGCCGGCCGTGCGATCAACATTCACCACAGCTTCCTGCCGAGCTTCATCGGAGCCCGCCCGTACCACCAGGCATTCGCCCGGGGCGTCAAGCTGGTCGGTGCGACGTGCCACTACGTCACCGCCGATCTCGACGCCGGACCGATCATCGAACAGGACGTGATCCGAGTCGATCACAGCGACTCGGTGACCGACATGGTGCGTCAGGGCCGCGACATCGAGACGCTGGTCCTGTCCCGCGGACTGCGCTGGCACCTCGAGGACCGCGTCCTCGTGCACGGCCGGAAGACCGTGATCTTCAACTAG
- the deoC gene encoding deoxyribose-phosphate aldolase, with amino-acid sequence MLGLVGGGQLSACHDPQCAKLVDVTNTDLRRSDVAAIIDHTLLKPEATRADAEATVAEAARLGVFAVCLSPSMLPIDTGEQRTCVVAGFPSGKHHSLVKAAEARLAVDSGAQEIDMVIDVGAAVDGRFDEVFADVLTVREAVGDSTLLKVIIESAALLQLAGPDTVTEVCRRAEQAGAGMVKTSTGFHPAGGASVEAVRLMRAAVGDRVGVKASGGIRTAEFAAELIAAGATRLGLSSSAAVLDGFPA; translated from the coding sequence ATGCTCGGTCTGGTCGGTGGGGGTCAGCTGTCCGCTTGTCACGACCCACAGTGTGCCAAGCTCGTCGATGTGACGAACACGGACCTGCGGCGTAGCGACGTCGCCGCCATCATCGACCACACACTTCTCAAGCCCGAGGCCACCCGCGCGGACGCGGAGGCCACCGTCGCCGAAGCCGCCCGTCTCGGCGTGTTCGCGGTGTGCCTGTCGCCGTCGATGCTCCCGATCGACACCGGTGAGCAGCGGACCTGCGTGGTCGCCGGCTTTCCCTCGGGTAAGCACCACTCGCTGGTCAAGGCCGCCGAGGCCCGGCTGGCGGTGGACTCCGGGGCGCAGGAGATCGACATGGTGATCGATGTCGGCGCGGCGGTCGACGGCCGATTCGACGAGGTGTTCGCCGACGTCCTGACCGTGCGCGAGGCGGTCGGGGATTCGACGCTGCTCAAGGTGATCATCGAGTCCGCGGCGCTCCTGCAGCTCGCCGGTCCCGACACGGTGACCGAGGTGTGCCGCCGTGCCGAGCAGGCCGGCGCGGGAATGGTGAAGACCTCGACCGGTTTCCATCCCGCGGGCGGCGCGAGCGTGGAGGCGGTTCGCCTCATGCGCGCCGCGGTCGGCGACCGCGTCGGGGTGAAGGCGAGCGGTGGCATCCGGACGGCCGAGTTCGCCGCCGAACTCATCGCGGCGGGCGCCACTCGGCTGGGCCTGTCGTCGTCAGCGGCCGTGCTCGACGGCTTTCCCGCGTAG
- a CDS encoding FAD-dependent oxidoreductase: protein MTHSHSRSHGHDHDHDHLASALDLDAELLGSYIDDAATVITRHLGRAPQRIVDLGAGTGTGTEALARRFGATHLIAVDSAAEMITRVGERARAGGFESRTTTVVADLDDGLPPLHSPDVIWAALSLHHVADPAALLRESASALAPGGVVAIVEMDGLPRFAPDADSALGTLEDRCHQAAAGAGWEALADWTETLGEAGHDVVHRDTIRIARTGPNETIARYAVHWFGQFRHRLAEVLADSDLALLDSLIDPDDPASLHRRADLTLTAGRRLWIARPAGDHDVAIIGGGSAGLSAATTLARSLRSVVVIDSGDPRNAPAEGAHNVLGQEGISPLDLLSRGRDEVRGYGGEVRSDTVVDARPDGDRFILSLASGGTVRARRLLLATGLVDELPEIPGVAELWGRDALHCPYCHGYEARGSRVVVLATSPMSAHQALLFTQLSDDVTLVAQAPEAIGGEDRTNLAAAGVSIIDDTVKRLRTRDDAGTARLDGVELSDGTVLKADAVVVAPRFAVRGDLYERLGGTLSQTPMGEVIETGPMGATAIPGVWAAGNNTTLNAVVTVAMGEGVSAGAAINADLVMADVLRGKAVEHGR from the coding sequence ATGACCCACTCGCATTCCCGCTCCCATGGACACGACCATGACCACGACCACCTGGCGTCGGCGCTCGACCTCGATGCCGAACTCCTCGGCAGCTACATCGACGACGCGGCCACCGTGATCACCCGACATCTCGGACGGGCACCGCAACGGATCGTCGACCTCGGCGCAGGAACCGGCACCGGCACCGAGGCCCTCGCCCGCCGGTTCGGTGCAACCCACCTCATCGCGGTCGACAGCGCCGCGGAGATGATCACTCGCGTCGGCGAACGGGCCCGCGCCGGCGGATTCGAGTCGCGCACCACCACCGTGGTCGCCGACCTCGACGACGGTCTGCCACCGCTGCACTCCCCCGACGTCATCTGGGCCGCGTTGTCGCTGCACCATGTCGCCGACCCCGCGGCTCTCCTGCGCGAGTCCGCGTCCGCGCTCGCTCCGGGCGGCGTCGTCGCGATCGTCGAGATGGACGGCCTCCCTCGCTTCGCGCCCGATGCCGACTCGGCCCTGGGCACGCTCGAGGACCGCTGCCACCAGGCCGCGGCCGGTGCCGGATGGGAGGCGCTCGCCGACTGGACCGAAACCCTCGGCGAGGCAGGCCACGACGTCGTCCACCGCGACACGATCCGCATCGCACGTACCGGCCCCAACGAGACCATCGCCCGGTACGCGGTCCACTGGTTCGGTCAGTTCCGGCACCGACTGGCCGAGGTGCTCGCGGATTCCGACCTGGCACTTCTCGATTCCCTCATCGACCCCGATGACCCCGCGTCGCTGCATCGGCGCGCCGACCTCACCCTCACCGCCGGACGCCGGCTGTGGATAGCGCGGCCGGCCGGCGATCACGACGTCGCCATCATCGGCGGGGGCTCCGCGGGGTTGAGCGCCGCGACCACACTGGCCCGTTCCCTGCGTTCCGTCGTCGTCATCGACAGTGGTGATCCGCGCAACGCACCGGCCGAGGGCGCACACAACGTGCTGGGTCAGGAGGGCATCTCCCCGCTCGACCTACTGTCCCGAGGACGCGACGAGGTCCGCGGCTATGGCGGAGAGGTCCGCTCCGACACCGTCGTCGACGCCCGCCCGGACGGCGATCGGTTCATCCTCTCGCTGGCATCCGGCGGAACGGTGCGGGCGCGACGCCTCCTGCTGGCGACGGGCCTCGTCGACGAGTTGCCCGAGATCCCCGGCGTCGCCGAACTCTGGGGGCGCGACGCGCTGCACTGTCCGTACTGCCACGGCTACGAGGCTCGCGGTTCCCGGGTCGTGGTGCTCGCGACGAGCCCGATGTCCGCCCACCAGGCACTGCTGTTCACACAGCTCAGCGACGACGTCACCCTCGTCGCGCAGGCTCCGGAAGCCATCGGCGGCGAGGACCGCACGAACCTGGCCGCCGCCGGGGTGTCGATCATCGACGACACCGTCAAGCGGCTTCGCACCCGGGACGACGCCGGTACGGCTCGCCTCGACGGCGTCGAACTGTCCGACGGCACGGTCCTGAAGGCGGACGCCGTCGTCGTCGCACCGAGATTTGCGGTGCGCGGCGACCTCTACGAACGACTCGGCGGCACGCTGTCGCAGACCCCGATGGGTGAGGTCATCGAGACCGGACCGATGGGCGCGACCGCGATCCCCGGCGTCTGGGCGGCGGGTAACAACACCACACTCAACGCGGTGGTGACCGTCGCGATGGGCGAAGGGGTGTCGGCCGGTGCGGCGATCAACGCCGATCTGGTGATGGCCGACGTGCTACGCGGGAAAGCCGTCGAGCACGGCCGCTGA
- a CDS encoding helix-turn-helix domain-containing protein, with protein MTQELDAVVRQRIRGLRLAKGWTLDALAARCYLSPSTLSRIETGHRRVALDQLVPIARALGTTLDQLVEPADDTDVVIRPQPHTAEGMTIWLLSRENSPQGVTVAKMRFEREQPLGDLRVHPGREWFTVLSGTVRLLLGDRAIIVPEGDAAEFSTMIPHAICAHDGPAEVLSIMDHAGERAHMPSATTAADDPQP; from the coding sequence ATGACGCAAGAACTCGACGCGGTGGTCCGGCAGCGCATTCGTGGTCTCCGGCTGGCCAAGGGCTGGACCCTCGATGCGTTGGCCGCGCGGTGCTACCTCTCCCCGTCGACGCTGAGCCGTATCGAGACCGGTCACCGCCGGGTCGCGCTGGACCAGCTGGTCCCGATCGCACGGGCGCTGGGAACGACACTGGATCAGCTCGTGGAACCCGCCGATGACACCGACGTCGTGATCCGTCCCCAGCCGCACACCGCCGAGGGGATGACGATATGGCTGCTGTCCCGGGAGAACAGCCCGCAGGGGGTGACGGTCGCGAAGATGCGCTTCGAGCGTGAACAACCGCTCGGGGACCTGCGGGTTCACCCCGGTCGGGAATGGTTCACGGTGCTTTCCGGAACGGTGCGGCTCCTGCTCGGCGACCGCGCGATCATCGTCCCGGAGGGGGATGCGGCGGAATTCTCGACCATGATCCCGCATGCGATCTGCGCTCACGACGGCCCGGCCGAGGTGCTGTCGATCATGGACCACGCGGGCGAGCGCGCCCACATGCCGTCCGCGACGACCGCCGCCGACGATCCGCAACCGTGA
- a CDS encoding L,D-transpeptidase: protein MTSQAPVNRRAVLAAAGVGVLGVAIAACTGSGSGAGDDKPAEPKVQLTFTPPLDGEAPSPIAEIGVQAEDGTLNPDVKLTNPRGRVVNGRLSEDRTSYTIAEPLGYGTEYTWSGTAIGTDGKTVPVAGSFTTLEPSSQLNVVVNIGDGQEVGIAAPIILKFNGTVEDKEAVERALTVTTTPPTEGSWAWLGEDNGSRVHWRPREYWAPGTKVHMDAKLYGLDHGGGAFGAADVTSDFSIGRAQVVRAVESSHRIDVLRDGVELMSLPCSYGGGDLDRNVTRSGIHVVTEKYEEFFMSNPAAGYFNIRERWAVRISNNGEFIHANPETVNVQGTANVTNGCINLSEADAERYFRVAVYGDPVEVSGTRIPLSEADGDIYDWIFDWETWQGMSAIKGEVTESSVPATPSGAPTSNVPAPR, encoded by the coding sequence ATGACTTCTCAGGCCCCGGTGAACCGACGTGCTGTGCTCGCCGCGGCGGGGGTCGGCGTACTCGGGGTCGCGATCGCGGCGTGTACGGGTTCCGGTTCCGGCGCGGGCGACGACAAACCTGCCGAGCCGAAGGTCCAACTGACCTTCACCCCTCCGCTCGACGGTGAGGCGCCCAGTCCGATCGCCGAGATCGGCGTGCAGGCCGAGGACGGCACGCTCAACCCGGATGTGAAGCTGACGAACCCCCGTGGGCGGGTGGTGAACGGGCGATTGTCGGAGGACCGGACGAGCTACACCATCGCCGAGCCCCTGGGATACGGCACCGAATACACGTGGAGCGGGACGGCCATCGGGACCGACGGCAAGACCGTGCCGGTCGCCGGGAGCTTCACCACCCTCGAACCGTCGAGCCAGCTGAACGTCGTGGTCAACATCGGCGATGGTCAGGAGGTCGGCATCGCCGCGCCGATCATCCTGAAGTTCAACGGAACCGTCGAGGACAAGGAAGCGGTGGAGCGGGCGCTCACCGTCACGACCACGCCGCCCACCGAGGGGTCGTGGGCGTGGCTCGGCGAGGACAACGGTTCACGCGTCCACTGGCGTCCCCGCGAGTACTGGGCACCCGGCACCAAAGTCCACATGGACGCCAAGCTGTACGGCCTCGATCACGGTGGCGGCGCCTTTGGGGCCGCGGACGTGACGAGCGACTTCTCGATCGGCCGCGCGCAGGTCGTGAGGGCCGTCGAGTCCTCGCACCGCATCGACGTGCTGCGTGACGGCGTCGAACTGATGTCGTTGCCCTGCAGCTACGGCGGCGGCGACCTCGACCGCAACGTCACCCGTTCCGGCATCCACGTGGTCACCGAGAAGTACGAAGAGTTCTTCATGAGCAACCCGGCGGCCGGTTACTTCAACATCCGGGAACGCTGGGCCGTGCGCATCTCCAACAACGGCGAGTTCATCCACGCCAACCCCGAGACGGTCAACGTCCAGGGCACGGCGAACGTCACCAACGGGTGCATCAACCTGTCCGAGGCCGACGCCGAACGTTACTTCCGGGTGGCCGTCTACGGTGACCCGGTCGAGGTCTCGGGTACGCGAATCCCGTTGTCGGAGGCCGACGGTGACATCTACGACTGGATCTTCGACTGGGAGACCTGGCAGGGCATGTCGGCGATCAAGGGTGAGGTGACGGAGTCGTCGGTGCCGGCGACGCCGAGCGGCGCCCCGACCTCCAACGTTCCCGCTCCCCGCTAG
- a CDS encoding SDR family NAD(P)-dependent oxidoreductase, which translates to MSPDTATDATAKTTDQRPIAVVTGASSGIGAATARQLAEQGYHVVLGARRVDRVEALAAEIGGTGKQLDVTDEDSVAAFVEGLDRVNVLVNNAGGAKGLDPVSTANLDDWRWMWETNVLGSLRITKALLPALIASGDGLIVAITSIAALEAYDNGSGYTSAKHAQAVTHRTLRYELLGKPVRLTEICPGMVETDFSLVRFEGDKERADAVYQGLTPLTAGDVAEVVGFVASRPPHVNLDQIVLMPRDQASARRNIKTG; encoded by the coding sequence ATGAGCCCTGACACCGCCACCGACGCCACCGCCAAGACCACCGACCAGCGACCGATCGCCGTCGTCACCGGCGCGAGTTCCGGGATCGGTGCCGCCACTGCTCGCCAACTGGCGGAGCAGGGCTACCACGTGGTGCTCGGCGCACGACGCGTCGATCGCGTCGAGGCGCTCGCCGCCGAGATCGGAGGAACCGGAAAGCAGCTCGACGTCACCGACGAGGACTCGGTCGCCGCGTTCGTCGAAGGCCTGGACCGCGTGAATGTGCTCGTGAACAACGCCGGCGGCGCCAAGGGCCTCGACCCGGTGTCCACCGCGAACCTCGACGACTGGCGCTGGATGTGGGAGACCAACGTCCTGGGCAGCCTGCGGATCACGAAGGCCCTCCTCCCCGCACTGATCGCATCCGGGGACGGACTGATCGTCGCGATCACCTCGATCGCAGCGCTGGAGGCCTACGACAACGGCTCCGGCTACACCTCGGCCAAGCACGCCCAGGCGGTCACCCACCGCACTCTGCGATACGAACTCCTCGGCAAGCCGGTGCGTCTCACCGAGATCTGCCCGGGCATGGTCGAGACCGACTTCTCACTCGTGCGGTTCGAGGGCGACAAGGAACGCGCCGACGCCGTCTACCAGGGCCTGACCCCGCTGACCGCGGGTGACGTCGCCGAGGTCGTCGGCTTCGTCGCGTCACGGCCGCCGCACGTGAACCTCGACCAGATCGTCCTCATGCCGCGCGATCAGGCGTCGGCTCGCCGGAACATCAAGACCGGCTAG
- a CDS encoding ROK family transcriptional regulator → MRGGVIPAALQLTSTPAAAVLHAIRVGGPVTRDQLASTTGLSAATINRQVHALAAHGLVAERPDLAGPKTIGRPKNPLTIDRDSLCVAGLHIGARRAVLVIADLGGRTLHSHAVLTPSGDQQEAIEQLCTQLAELAGRFGGRRLLWGGVALGGAVDAETGVVDHRVLGWHQLPVGETLADRLDTPVSVCEHVEAMAAAELLLAGSRDESGTGLFFYARETAGMAMTLEGRVHVPERGAGTIAHLPVSAPVLAPGHTRVRLQNVIGDAAAQAAAHRLGIDPGSSRIVDERARVLGEAVAMIRDVINPDTIVVAGDAFSAHPHGLAPVQASFDEASTLDRPLEIAPSRFGVHVQESAAVVVALSVIYADPIAAVATL, encoded by the coding sequence ATGCGTGGGGGAGTGATCCCGGCGGCGCTGCAACTGACGTCCACTCCGGCGGCCGCGGTGTTGCACGCGATCCGGGTCGGTGGGCCGGTGACCAGGGATCAGCTCGCCTCGACGACCGGGCTGTCCGCCGCGACGATCAACCGTCAGGTCCATGCGCTCGCCGCCCACGGTCTCGTCGCCGAACGTCCCGATCTCGCGGGGCCGAAAACCATTGGCAGGCCGAAGAACCCGCTGACCATCGACCGGGATTCGCTGTGCGTCGCGGGACTGCACATCGGTGCGCGGCGCGCGGTCCTGGTCATCGCGGATCTCGGTGGACGCACCCTGCACAGCCATGCCGTGCTCACCCCGTCGGGTGACCAGCAGGAGGCGATCGAGCAACTGTGCACGCAGCTCGCCGAACTCGCCGGCCGGTTCGGCGGACGCCGTCTGCTGTGGGGCGGTGTGGCGCTCGGCGGTGCGGTGGACGCGGAGACGGGTGTGGTGGATCACCGGGTTCTCGGGTGGCATCAACTTCCGGTGGGCGAAACCCTTGCGGACCGACTCGACACCCCGGTGTCGGTGTGTGAGCACGTGGAGGCGATGGCCGCCGCGGAACTCCTGCTGGCCGGATCGCGCGACGAATCAGGCACCGGACTGTTCTTCTACGCACGCGAGACCGCCGGTATGGCAATGACTCTCGAAGGCCGGGTCCACGTCCCCGAGCGAGGGGCCGGGACCATCGCGCATCTGCCCGTGTCCGCGCCGGTGCTCGCCCCGGGACACACCCGGGTGCGGCTGCAGAACGTCATCGGCGACGCCGCCGCCCAGGCGGCAGCCCACCGCCTCGGCATCGATCCGGGCTCGTCGCGCATCGTCGACGAACGCGCGCGGGTCCTCGGGGAGGCGGTCGCGATGATCCGCGACGTGATCAACCCGGACACGATCGTCGTCGCCGGCGACGCGTTCTCAGCGCACCCGCACGGACTTGCCCCGGTGCAGGCGTCGTTCGACGAGGCGTCGACGCTCGACCGGCCGCTGGAGATCGCGCCGTCGAGATTCGGTGTGCACGTTCAGGAGAGCGCCGCGGTCGTGGTCGCCCTCAGCGTCATCTACGCCGATCCGATCGCCGCTGTCGCCACACTCTGA